The following are encoded in a window of Corynebacterium marinum DSM 44953 genomic DNA:
- the grpE gene encoding nucleotide exchange factor GrpE, with product MTDPNPMPDNPGDPEHTDPEATSADRAEAAAEEAARGQDADPEADPAPEATPETEAEIDAELEAEIEAALADVDPDADGDGVVTDVEAQLAERTEDLQRLSAEYANYRRRTERDRQGIIDAAKASVLTSLLPILDDLELARQHGDLDNGPLKVFADKFTTTVEGLKLESFGEEGESFDPEIHEAVQDLSTGEEKALGTVLRRGYRFGDRVVRNAMVIIADPVDPADSAE from the coding sequence GTGACTGACCCCAACCCGATGCCCGACAACCCGGGCGATCCGGAGCACACCGACCCGGAGGCGACCTCGGCGGACCGCGCCGAGGCGGCCGCCGAGGAGGCCGCCCGGGGCCAGGACGCCGACCCGGAGGCGGACCCCGCGCCGGAGGCCACCCCCGAAACCGAGGCCGAAATCGACGCCGAACTCGAGGCGGAGATCGAGGCGGCACTCGCCGATGTCGACCCCGACGCCGACGGTGACGGCGTGGTCACCGACGTCGAGGCGCAGCTCGCCGAACGGACCGAGGACCTGCAGCGCCTGAGCGCCGAGTACGCCAACTACCGCCGGCGCACCGAGCGCGACCGCCAGGGCATCATCGACGCCGCCAAGGCGTCGGTGCTGACCAGCCTGCTGCCGATCCTCGACGACCTGGAGCTGGCCCGCCAGCACGGTGACCTGGACAACGGGCCGCTGAAGGTCTTCGCCGACAAGTTCACCACCACCGTCGAAGGGCTGAAACTGGAGTCCTTCGGCGAGGAGGGCGAGAGCTTCGACCCGGAGATCCACGAGGCCGTCCAGGACCTGTCCACCGGCGAGGAGAAGGCGCTGGGCACCGTCCTGCGCCGCGGCTACCGCTTCGGCGACCGGGTGGTCCGCAATGCGATGGTCATCATCGCAGACCCTGTCGACCCGGCGGACTCCGCCGAATAA